From the Helicobacter mustelae genome, the window AGCTGAACTTAGCAAAATGATGGGGTAGGGTAGGAGAGTGGCGACCTTGCCCCCAAAGCTATGCCCAAAGACAAGTTGGGGAGTTATGTCTAATGCGTGAAAAAATCTCTGCATAATCTCTGCATAATCCTGCGTATTTAGGGTTTGCTCATTGGGGCTGCGTCCAAATCCTGGTAGATCGATATAGCAATGATTGTATTGGGGAAAATATCTTTCAAAGGCGAGTTTCATGATTTCTTTGTTGCTGCCCCATCCGTGCAAAAACACGATATTTTGCTCGCTTTGGTGATGGATGAAGTCATAGGCAATGGGAAAATCATGGCCTTGATAGGAGATGATTCTTTGTGCCATTATTTTGCTTTTTGGATTTTTTTGATGTATTGATAATCAACAAAAATAGGTTTCTTTTTGGGGAGACTGGTGCAAAGTGATATTAGGGTTTTTTCAAAATCTTCAAAGAGATAGTTTGCCATGCTGCCAGGGATGGGATTGATTTCGTTGATGTAGATTTTGTCCTCATGGATGAAAAAATCACAGCGAATCAATGCGCCCTCAAAGCAATTTTCATAAAGAGCTTCAAAATGCTTCTGCATTTTGGTGACATTTTGCGCGGAGAGATTGGCATTCTCTATCTTGGAGTCGCGCGAAAAATCCAAATATTTGTCTTCAAAATCTAAAAATTCTTTTTTGCCAGGCTCCTCGATGAGGGAAAAAACAAAATCCCCCTGGATCTTGCAGCCAGCGAGATTGTATTCTTTGATGCCGCTGAAAAAAGGCTCGACCAACACGCTTGAGTCATATTCAAAAGCCTGATCGAGAGCAAAATTTAGGCTTTGGGGATCTTTTGCTATGCTGATGCCAATAGAGCTTCCTAGTCTTGCAGGCTTGATGATGAGAGGGAAGTCTAGGGGGATCTTTTGCTCTTGATGCTGTGTGAGATGGACAAATGGCAGAGTGGGGATGCCACGCTCTTTTGCAAAAATTTTTGTATAGAGCTTATTGAAACTCAGGACACTGGCCTCCACTCTAGGCCCGATGTAGGGGATATGATAAAAATCAAGCAATCCTGCAAGCGTGCCATCCTCTCCATCAGCTCCATGTACTAGATTGAGTAGGATGTCAAACTCTAATGGGTTTTTGCCAAAAAAACCAGAGGTAAAAAATCCTCTCCTATCAAGATGTAGGGGCTTTTGGGATTTGTGTTTTTTTTGAGCAAAGAAATCTGCTTGCATTTGATGGGATTGTATGTGGTAGAATCGATGTTCCTCATCTAGGAAGATGAAGAGTAGATTTTCTTGTTTTAGGACATTTTTGAGTGTGATAGCACTGACAATGCTGATCTCATGCTCCCAGCTTGCCCCACCAAATAAGATACAAAGAGTCATTTTTCATCCTCGTTTTTGCTAATTATAATATATTTGAGTAGAAATCACTGTGCCTGTTTCAAAGTTCTTGGGAAAATCCCAGTGGAGATTATTTAGTTTACCAGAGGATTGGGGAAAAGCTATATAAGAGAGCAGGAAGCGTAAAAATTGGCCGAGTTTCTTTCTTTTTGTTATTATTTCTATGCTTTTACTTATTACAAGATTTTACAAGGAGTTTTTATGGGTAGTGTTACTTTGATCAATAATGAAACGGGTCAACAATTTGAGTTTGATTTGATTGATTGCACCAGGGGGCCAAAGGCTATCAATTTTTCTAAGCTTTTTGAGACAGCAGGGATTTTTTCCTACGATCCAGGTTATGGTTCTACGGCAGGATGTGAGTCTACTATCAGCTATATTGATGGCCAGAAAGGTGAGCTATTCTATAAGGGCATCCCCATCCAAGAAGTTGTGGAAAAGTATAAATTCATTGATGTGTGCAAATTGCTTATTAGTGACTCTGCTCCCAAAAATGCCGCCGAGTCTTTGGAATTTGATCTAGAATTGCGTCATCGCGGATTTTTGCATGAAAAATTAAAAAGGATGTTTAACTTTTTCCCCGATAAGGCTCATCCTATGGCAACACTTTCTGCTCTTGTCTCTGTTCTTTCCACGCTTTATGTAGATCACAGAGATGAAGACATGGCAGATGATAGGGGCTATCAAACCATGGCAAGAAGAATCATCGCCAAAATTCCTACGATGGTGGCTTTTTGTTATCGCAATTCTGTGGGTGCACCATTCATCAATCCTGATATCAGCAAAAGTTATGTGGAAAACTTCCTCTATATGCTGCGCGGATATCCGCATGGTAGGATGAAGATTGGTAAGCATGGCGAACAGGAAATCACTGCGCTAGAGATTGAGGCATTGGATAAGATTTTGACATTGCATGCAGATCATGGGCAAAATGCCTCCACTACCACAGTGCGAAATGTTGCTTCCACAGGTGTGCATCCCTATGCCGCGATTTCCTCGGGGATATCGGCATTATGGGGGCATGCGCATGGTGGGGCGAATGAGAAAGTTTTGCGCCAGCTCAATGAAATCGGGGATATCAAAAATGTGGATCGATACATTGCTAGGGCAAAGGATAAGAGCGATCCCTTTAGATTGATGGGCTTTGGACATCGTGTGTACAAAAACTATGATCCCAGAGCGAAGACTCTCAAAAAACTCAAAGATGAATTGGATAAAAAAGGCATCAAAATGAATGCTCGCTTG encodes:
- a CDS encoding alpha/beta fold hydrolase — protein: MAQRIISYQGHDFPIAYDFIHHQSEQNIVFLHGWGSNKEIMKLAFERYFPQYNHCYIDLPGFGRSPNEQTLNTQDYAEIMQRFFHALDITPQLVFGHSFGGKVATLLPYPIILLSSAGILEKKPLKVRLKILLAKLCKSLYLNTSFMRSKDAKNLNQGMYNTFKNVVNEDFTPHFANFEQKAVIFWGKQDSATSLSSGEKISKLIKNSRFYALEGDHYFFLKQGDMIEKLYFKE
- a CDS encoding D-alanine--D-alanine ligase, producing the protein MTLCILFGGASWEHEISIVSAITLKNVLKQENLLFIFLDEEHRFYHIQSHQMQADFFAQKKHKSQKPLHLDRRGFFTSGFFGKNPLEFDILLNLVHGADGEDGTLAGLLDFYHIPYIGPRVEASVLSFNKLYTKIFAKERGIPTLPFVHLTQHQEQKIPLDFPLIIKPARLGSSIGISIAKDPQSLNFALDQAFEYDSSVLVEPFFSGIKEYNLAGCKIQGDFVFSLIEEPGKKEFLDFEDKYLDFSRDSKIENANLSAQNVTKMQKHFEALYENCFEGALIRCDFFIHEDKIYINEINPIPGSMANYLFEDFEKTLISLCTSLPKKKPIFVDYQYIKKIQKAK
- a CDS encoding citrate synthase, whose amino-acid sequence is MGSVTLINNETGQQFEFDLIDCTRGPKAINFSKLFETAGIFSYDPGYGSTAGCESTISYIDGQKGELFYKGIPIQEVVEKYKFIDVCKLLISDSAPKNAAESLEFDLELRHRGFLHEKLKRMFNFFPDKAHPMATLSALVSVLSTLYVDHRDEDMADDRGYQTMARRIIAKIPTMVAFCYRNSVGAPFINPDISKSYVENFLYMLRGYPHGRMKIGKHGEQEITALEIEALDKILTLHADHGQNASTTTVRNVASTGVHPYAAISSGISALWGHAHGGANEKVLRQLNEIGDIKNVDRYIARAKDKSDPFRLMGFGHRVYKNYDPRAKTLKKLKDELDKKGIKMNARLSEIAHKIEEVALNDEYFIQRGLYPNVDFYSGIILTALQIPTELFTPIFVMGRMPGWCAQLIEHHKNPSARITRPRQVYLGK